A section of the Macadamia integrifolia cultivar HAES 741 chromosome 9, SCU_Mint_v3, whole genome shotgun sequence genome encodes:
- the LOC122088840 gene encoding probable disease resistance protein At1g58602: MAETAVLPLAQKLGALSTDEAKYLSQLKPEVESLYTQLHMMKASLKDADAILYKSERAKEWVKQLRELAFQAEDAIDMFVYKVAAQNQPDNIVQKIIKFLKLLIDSHQLRVNIEDIKGKLKRLFDERTSFDIKALGLFDIKPPPLVSTQAHQPEPIGIVGFDTEAEELANLLMEKEPLKPFGVVSITGMGGLGKSTLARKIFNRDDVKRHFDCQAYVTISKNYSTCGVLCKIIKQVIPGLTGEEKRALALEKGEILEEKLYECLKKKKNYLLVLDDVWKKEDWDNLARTFHVPCDGQQYRVLLITREEDVARHADLNAYPYKIKVMDEKNSLRLFWKVFFRSQNDKYIEACLNHLNKEMEYLAMDFVKKCDGLPLAIVVLASLLSEKEPRNYNEWKKVLDRVNWHQGTSNYGEVLSLSYTELPFHLKPCFLYFGLFPQDIEIERDRLIRLWVAEGFLEPRENSKMEDVGRECLRELMQRNLIQVGKWKSNGVPQSFIIHDLLLNLAISEAEEGNFLNISTPHKSLNCYRRVALHYKCGENNMPNASYHSSSTSSNLLRSLLCFTEMPPSYCGRFKLLKVLDLEDAPGIESLPQEIGKLIFLKYLSLCRTTLKTLPPWIGNLYNLQTLNLVATMIDEYLPIEILKLDKLRHLLCFRIIPKWRFDDSITKSDIGINCGCYPRPRPPPTRNLGDLGHLQTLWLQAGDWIEDGLEKLTDLRDLNIQGQHMENFKEALSKALAKFVCLEVLALGEIGDGQIFLPSFSDHVYLYHINIAGCIRELPDLKNFPPNLTRLQLYGTQLHEDMMKTLEKLPQLKDLSLVQPYDGIVMKCSTRGFPKLESLSLQWFDWLKNWTVEEGAMPNLRILEISNLYRLKCIPNGLRHITTLQELTLAMPKEFLEKVKEGGEDWEKIKHVPSINSREVTRNSTTNIPGTSNPSTLTW, translated from the exons atGGCAGAGACTGCGGTCCTTCCTCTAGCACAGAAACTAGGTGCTCTATCAACCGATGAAGCAAAGTATCTCTCACAGTTGAAGCCAGAAGTGGAGTCACTCTACACACAACTCCACATGATGAAAGCTTCTTTGAAGGATGCAGATGCAATACTGTACAAAAGCGAGCGGGCTAAAGAGTGGGTAAAACAACTCAGAGAGTTGGCGTTCCAGGCAGAAGATGCCATCGACATGTTTGTATACAAAGTGGCAGCACAGAATCAGCCGGATAACATTGTTCAGAAAATCATCAAGTTCCTAAAACTTCTTATTGATTCTCATCAGCTAAGAGTAAACATTGAAGATATCAAAGGAAAGCTCAAAAGGCTTTTCGATGAAAGAACAAGTTTTGATATTAAGGCTTTAGGGTTGTTTGATATTAAGCCACCCCCTTTAGTATCTACTCAAGCACATCAACCTGAGCCTATCGGTATCGTCGGCTTTGATACCGAAGCAGAAGAGCTTGCGAACTTGCTGATGGAAAAAGAGCCCCTTAAACCTTTCGGTGTTGTCTCAATTACCGGCATGGGTGGATTAGGAAAATCTACCCTTGCTAGAAAAATCTTCAATAGAGATGATGTGAAAAGGCACTTTGATTGTCAAGCCTATGTTACCATATCAAAAAATTATAGTACATGTGGTGTTCTAtgtaaaatcataaaacaagTCATACCGGGGCTCacaggagaagagaaaagggcATTGGCATTAGAGAAGGGTGAAATTTTGGAGGAAAAGCTTTATGAGTGtcttaagaagaagaagaattatctCCTTGTATTGGATGATGTTTGGAAGAAAGAAGATTGGGATAATCTGGCACGCACCTTCCACGTTCCATGTGACGGCCAACAGTACAGAGTGTTATTGATAACTCGTGAAGAAGACGTAGCCCGGCATGCTGACCTGAATGCTTATCCGTACAAGATAAAAGTAATGGATGAAAAGAATAGTTTAAGACTTTTCTGGAAGGTGTTCTTCCGATCCCAAAATGACAAATACATTGAAGCatgtctcaaccatctcaataAGGAAATGGAATATCTGGCAATGGATTTTGTTAAGAAGTGTGATGGATTACCGCTTGCTATTGTTGTATTGGCAAGCCTTTTATCCGAAAAAGAGCCAAGAAACTATAATGAATGGAAGAAAGTGTTGGACCGTGTGAACTGGCATCAAGGCACAAGCAACTATGGAGAGGTATTAAGTCTAAGTTACACCGAATTACCTTTTCACTTGAAGCCTTGCTTTCTTTATTTTGGGCTTTTCCCACAAGATATTGAGATCGAGAGGGACAGATTGATTCGGCTATGGGTTGCAGAGGGATTTTTGGAACCAAGAGAGAATTCAAAAATGGAAGATGTGGGCAGAGAGTGCCTTAGGGAGCTCATGCAAAGGAACCTGATCCAAGTTGGCAAGTGGAAATCAAATGGGGTACCTCAATCCTTTATTATTCATGATCTCCTCTTGAACTTGGCAATATCAGAAGCTGAGGAAGGTAACTTTCTTAATATCTCCACTCCTCACAAGTCCTTGAATTGTTACCGTCGTGTAGCGCTCCATTATAAGTGTGGTGAAAATAATATGCCTAATGCTTCGTACCATTCctcttcaacttcttcaaatCTTCTCCGTTCATTACTCTGCTTCACTGAAATGCCCCCTTCTTATTGTGGACGGTTCAAACTACTTAAAGTGTTAGATCTAGAGGATGCCCCAGGTATTGAAAGCCTACCCCAAGAAATAGGAAAGCTCATTTTTCTCAAGTACTTAAGCTTATGTAGAACCACCTTGAAAACTCTTCCACCTTGGATTGGCAACTTGTATAACCTACAAACTCTCAATCTAGTTGCTACCATGATTGATGAATATCTCCCTATTGAAATATTAAAATTGGACAAGTTAAGGCATCTTCTATGCTTTAGAATTATACCGAAGTGGAGATTTGATGATTCCATCACTAAGAGTGATATTGGGATTAATTGTGGATGTTATCCTCGTCCTCGTCCTCCTCCTACTAGAAACCTCGGAGATCTAGGTCATCTCCAAACACTTTGGCTTCAAGCAGGTGATTGGATAGAGGATGGTCTCGAAAAGTTGACTGACCTTAGAGACCTGAATATTCAAGGACAACACATGGAGAATTTCAAGGAGGCATTGTCCAAGGCCCTAGCCAAATTTGTGTGCCTCGAGGTCCTAGCCTTGGGAGAAATTGGAGATGGCCAAATATTTCTCCCTTCATTTTCGGATCATGTGTATCTCTATCATATCAATATTGCTGGATGCATACGGGAGCTACCTGACCTCAAAAACTTCCCACCAAATCTCACAAGGTTGCAATTGTATGGTACACAGCTACATGAAGACATGATGAAGACACTCGAGAAGTTGCCCCAATTAAAGGACCTCTCATTAGTTCAGCCATACGATGGAATAGTGATGAAATGCTCTACAAGGGGGTTTCCTAAACTGGAGAGTTTGTCTCTCCAATGGTTTGATTGGCTAAAGAATTGGACAGTCGAGGAAGGAGCAATGCCTAATCTAAGGATATTGGAAATTAGTAACCTTTATAGGTTAAAATGTATACCCAATGGGCTTAGGCACATCACAACACTACAAGAACTTACCTTGGCTATGCCAAAGGAGTTCCTTGAGAAGGTTAAAGAAGGTGGAGAAGATTGGGAGAAGATCAAACATGTACCTTCCATCAATTCAAGGGAAGTTACTAGAAATTCCACTACAAATATCCCAGGAACGTCTAATCCTAGTACATTG ACATGGTGA